CTGGCGGATACAGTAGACGTGCCCCGCCCGCGCACCTCCGAAGGCTTTCTCACGCTCCCGTCCGGCCTCCCGGTTCTGGCGCCGCGCAAGGCGGAAGATCCGGGCGTGCTCGCCTCCGCCCGCGCCGAGGCGGCGGCACGGGAGAGCGAGGAATATCGCCGTCTGCTTTATGTGGCGCTCACCCGTGCCGAGGACGCCCTGGTGATCTGCGGCGCCGAGACCCGCGCCGCCGCGAAGGACAAGCCTCACGCACGGCCCGAAGGCTGCTGGTACGACCTTGTGCTCGGTGCCCTCCAGGACGAGGCCCATCCGGTTGAGGTGCCCTATGCGCCGGAGGAGGTGCTGCGCTGGCGCCGGCCGGAAAGCCTGCCGCCGAGCGGCGAGGTGCTCTCCGCGCCGGGCGGCGCGTCGCCGTCTGTTCCTGGCTTCGTCGCGCCGATCGCGCGCATCCTTGAGGCCGACGAGCCCGCACCGCTCCGGCCCTCCCGGGTGGTCGCCCGGACATTGGTGGGCGCCGGCACCGGGGCTGATGGGCTCAACGCCATTGTGCGCGGGGACCTCATCCACCGGCTGCTGGCGGGCCTGGCCGAAATCGCCGTTGCCGAGCGTGCGGCCGCAGGCCTGCGCATGCTCGGCCATGCCGCCGCACATCTGTCGGGGCAGGTGCACCAGGATCTTCTGTCCGAGGTCCTTACGGTTCTCGAACATGGCGAGCTTGCCGAGGTGTTTGGACCCGGCAGCCGCGCCGAGGTGCCCGTCGTGGGGCGCTGGACCACGCCGCAGGGCCGCGTGCTGGCCGTGACAGGCCGAATCGACCGGCTTGCGGTGACGCCACGCCGGGTGCTGATCGCCGACTTCAAGACCGACCAGCGCCCGCCATCCACAGGGCAGGCGCCGCCGGAGCGGCAGGTCTCTCAGCTGGCGCTCTATGCCGCTGTGCTGGAGCGAACCTTTCCCGGCCGGCCGGTGGAGGCCGTTCTGGCCTATACACGGGGGCCGGTGATCGTTTCGCTCGATGCGGCCCGCCTGCGTGAGGCGCTCACGAGGCTTCAGGCATAGGGGGCAGGCGGTCTTCCTTTCACGTCAGCGCGACGCGCCTTGACGGCGGGGGGAGGGGATACCTACGTTGCGATCACGCTTCCCAATCCCTTCGCCCCCCAAGAGGTGTGTTATGGCGATCGACAAGGTTTCCGATCAGAGCTTCGACCAGGACGTCCTGAAGTCCGGCAGCCCCGTGGTGGTGGATTTCTGGGCCGAGTGGTGCGGCCCCTGCCGCATGGTCGCCCCCATCCTGGACGAGGTGTCCGAGGAGCTGGGTGACAAGCTCAAGATCGTCAAGCTGAACGTGGACGAGAATCCCGAGACCGCGTCCAAGTACGGCATCATGTCCATCCCCACGCTGCTCCTGTTCAAGGACGGCAAGATCGCCTCCCGCCAGGTGGGCGCGGCCCCCAAGGCCAAGCTCGTGCAGTGGATCAACACCTCCATCTGACCGCTGCGCCGTTCCGTTCGATGCATCCAGCCCCCGGCGGTGCCGGGGGCTTTTTCATGCCCGCGCGCCGGCGGAAGGTGTTGCCTGCGAGTCATAGGCAGCCTGCGCGGCCAGCACCGAATCCATGTTGTGCTCGGCCCAGCGGGCGAGGGCGGCCACCGTCTCGTTCAGCGTGTCGCCCAGAGGGGTGAGGGCATATTCCACCGTTACCGGCACAGTGGCGAAGACGGTACGGGTGATGAGGCCGTCGCGCTCCAGCTTCTTCAAGGTTTGCGACAATACCTTTTGCGAGATGCCGCGAATGTCGCGGCGCAATTGGTTGAAGCGCACCGGTCCGCCGCGCAGACGGGCCAGGATCAGGACCGCCCATTTGTCGGCGATGCGATCCAGCAGCATGCGCGTGGGGCAGCGCTCCTCATAGACATCATAGGGCCATTGCATCTGGGCCATTTCCTTGCGCGCGGTTTCCCGGACGAAACCATGTCACCGGAAAGTGCTCTCTTTTGCACGTTCCCGGTGGAGCGTATGTATCCTTCCGAAACATGGTTTCTAACGGATACCAGGAGATGGATATGTCCGGCAAGGTTCTCGTTCTCGGCGCCACCGGCAATGTGGGCCGCCCCCTCGTGGAGCGCCTCCATGCCCTCGGCCAGGCGGTGAAGGCGGCGTCGCGGTCTGGACAGCCCGTGGCGGGCGCGGAGGGCGCGGCGTTCGACTATCGCGATCCGGCGACCTTCGGCCCCGCCTTCGAGGGTGTGGCGAGCGCCTATGTGATGCTCCCCACCGGTTATATGGACCCGGTGGGCCTTCTGGTTCCGGTGATCGAGGCAGCCGCCGCCCGGAAGGTGAAGGTGGTGTTGCAGACGGCGCTGGGCGTCGATGCGGACGACGCCATCCCCTATCGGCAGGTGGAACTGGCCCTCGAACGGTCCGGCACGCCTTATGTGATTCTGCGGCCGAACTGGTTCTCCGACAATTTCTTGACCTTCTGGAAGCCCGGCATCGACCATGGCGTGATTGCCGTCCCCGCTGGGGAGGGCAAGTCCAGCTTCATCGATGCGCGCGACATCGCGGGGAGCGCGGCGGCGGCGCTGACCTCCTCCCGCTTCGACGGCCGGGCCTTCAATCTCACGGGGCCGGAGGCGCTTGGCTATGCCGAGGCCGCGACCCTCATCTCCCAGGTGGTCGGCCGCCCCGTGGCCTACAATCCCATTGACGACGCTGCCTTTGTGGCGCTGCTCACCGGGGCTGGGATTGGCGGGGAATATGCGAGTTTCCTGGCTTCGCTCTTCTATCCGGTTCGCGAAGGCTGGACCGCGGGCGTGACGGATAGCGTGGAACAGCTGACGGGGCGGAAGCCCATCGCGCTTGGCGTCTTCCTGAAGGACCATGCCGCCGCCTTGAAGGCGTAGGTGTTGTCCCCTTGCCACCGGGCGCCGTCGCCCGGTGGCGCTCCAAGGGAGCGGCGAGGAGGGAGCGGCGAGGAGGGAACCGCCATGGGAGCTTCGGCGGGAAAAGCTTGACGAAATTATATTCGTGCTGAATACATATAATTATGAATGAAACCCAGCTCACCAACCTTCTCGGCGCTATGGCGCTCGCCCTCTCGGACGCGCAGGACGCCGCCGCCCGCGCGGCTTCCGGCCTGGGCACCAGCGCATGCTCCGCGCTGGTGGTGCTGAACTTCTATCCCGGCACGCCCATCCGGACACTGGCGGAGATATTGGGCCTGACCCACTCCGTTGTTGTGCGGTTGACGGAGGACTTGGCGGGTCGCGGAATGGTGGAGCGGTCCGCGGGGGCAAAGGACAAGAGGCAGGTGCAACTGCGCCTCACGCTCTTGGGATCGGAGACAGCCGCGGCGATTCTCGACGCGCGCCGGGCCACGTTGGGCGCTGTGCTGCAGCGTGTCCCGCAAGACCTGCGGCCGGCACTGGGCGATGCCGTCTCCCACCTGCTCACGGCACTGACCCAGAGCCGGGCATCTGCGGACCACATTTGCCGCTTGTGCGACGAGGATGCCTGCCCGCAGGCGTGCTGCCCCGTGGAATGCGAGGCCGTCCGCAGGGAAGGGCCTCGGGCATGAGCGAACCTTCATCCTTGCCGGCCACGCAAGCACCCCATGCCCTGCGAATCGCACGTGGCCGGCTATGGCTGGCGACGGGGGCGGTGATTGCGTCGGCGGCCTGTTGGGGCTTGGCCACGGTTGCGACAAAGGGCCTGCTGGAGACGATTCCCGCTTTCCAGCTTCTTGCCCTCCAATTGGGGGGGAGCGTTGCGTTCTTGTGGCTTTGTGTGGGCTTGCTGCGCCCGGCAGGCGCGGGGCGTGAAGAAATGCCGGCCATCCTGGCTTCCGGCCTGCTGGAACCCGGCCTTGCCTATGGCCTGGCGGTGCCGGGGCTAGCCTTGACCAGCGCGGCCAACGCCACCGTGATCGGCGCCGCCGAGCCTGCTTTCATCTGCGCCCTGGCTTGGCTGCTCTTGGGCCTGCGTCCCGGCCGGGGCGTCGCGGTCGTCCTGGGCCTTGCCATTTCCGGCGTGCTCATGGTGACCTTATCGGACGCGGAGGGGCTCGGGCAGGGGCGCCTGTCGGGCGATGGGCTGGTGGGGATGGGGACGGCCGTCGCGGCCCTTTATGTGGTAATGTCCAGTCGGCTTCTGAGCGCCACGGCTCCCCTCAGCCTGGCAGCGCTTCAGCAGACGGCAGGGCTGGGGTGCGTTCTCTGTCTTTTTGCCTGCACCTGGGCATTGGGGTACGAGCACCCGGTGGCGCCGTCCTGGCCGCTTCTGCTGGCGGCGGGGGCCACAGGTGTCATCCAATATGCGCTGGCGGTCTGGTTTTACCTCCTTGGCCTTCGCTTCCTAACCCCAGCTGTGGCCGGTCTCTATCTGGCATTGATTCCGGTATTCGGAATGGCGGGGGCCGTCCTGGTGCTCGGGGAAGTCATCGGCCCCATCCAGGTGGCGGGCGCCGCAATCGTCATCGCCGCGATAGGCTGGCTCGGCTTGCTGCAACGGTCATCGCAGTGACCGCCTGGCGCTGGTCTGCCAGCACACGGCGGGTGGACACCACCACCCAGTGCTCCGCGCCTGCGGGCCGGCGAGCGTTCAGGCGGGCCGCCGCCCCTTCTGCAGCGGCGCGATCACCATAGAGGCGCGCCTCGTCCAGAAAGAAAGCGCCGCCGGGCACGATCACCGCACCCGCCGCGCCGGCTTCCGCGGTCTCGCGGCCATCAAAGAAGATGAAGCGGCTCGGTGCGGCCTCCACAGCCCGCGCGACTACATAGCTGAACCAAGCCGGAATGGAAGACGGCCCCGCCATGGGAGCGGCGGGACGTCGACTGCGAAAGGGAAGCCCAAAGGTCATGACGCGATACCTGTGACCTCTCAACGAGGACGGAATTTGCGTCTTAACGCGTCAGGACGGGGTGGGTTCCAGAGCAATTCCGCATTTCCTGCAGACCAGGTCCGCGCGGACGTCAATAGCTGACCGCAGCCAGATACAGCCCGCAGGCTGGCGCCATGGGCCCGCAGCGGGATCGGTCCCGGGATGCGAGGACGTGGGCAAGGTCATCGCCACTCCACCGGCCCTCACCCACGCGCATGAGGGACCCTGTCATGGAGCGCACCTGATGATGGAGAAAGGAGCGCGCGGAGGTGACGATGCGGATCTCATCCCCGGTCCGTGTCACGTCCAATTGGTCCAGCGTCTTCACGGGGGAGGCGGCCTGGCATTCGGCCGCCCGGAAGGCGGTGAAGTCATGGCGGCCCAGCAGCCGTTGCGCCGCCTCGTGCATGGCGGATGCGTCCAGCTTCTGGGGAATGCGCCAGGCCCGGTCGCGGTCGA
This genomic interval from Aquabacter sp. L1I39 contains the following:
- the trxA gene encoding thioredoxin, whose translation is MAIDKVSDQSFDQDVLKSGSPVVVDFWAEWCGPCRMVAPILDEVSEELGDKLKIVKLNVDENPETASKYGIMSIPTLLLFKDGKIASRQVGAAPKAKLVQWINTSI
- a CDS encoding winged helix-turn-helix transcriptional regulator — encoded protein: MQWPYDVYEERCPTRMLLDRIADKWAVLILARLRGGPVRFNQLRRDIRGISQKVLSQTLKKLERDGLITRTVFATVPVTVEYALTPLGDTLNETVAALARWAEHNMDSVLAAQAAYDSQATPSAGARA
- a CDS encoding SDR family oxidoreductase gives rise to the protein MSGKVLVLGATGNVGRPLVERLHALGQAVKAASRSGQPVAGAEGAAFDYRDPATFGPAFEGVASAYVMLPTGYMDPVGLLVPVIEAAAARKVKVVLQTALGVDADDAIPYRQVELALERSGTPYVILRPNWFSDNFLTFWKPGIDHGVIAVPAGEGKSSFIDARDIAGSAAAALTSSRFDGRAFNLTGPEALGYAEAATLISQVVGRPVAYNPIDDAAFVALLTGAGIGGEYASFLASLFYPVREGWTAGVTDSVEQLTGRKPIALGVFLKDHAAALKA
- a CDS encoding MarR family winged helix-turn-helix transcriptional regulator, whose product is MNETQLTNLLGAMALALSDAQDAAARAASGLGTSACSALVVLNFYPGTPIRTLAEILGLTHSVVVRLTEDLAGRGMVERSAGAKDKRQVQLRLTLLGSETAAAILDARRATLGAVLQRVPQDLRPALGDAVSHLLTALTQSRASADHICRLCDEDACPQACCPVECEAVRREGPRA
- a CDS encoding DMT family transporter, which produces MSEPSSLPATQAPHALRIARGRLWLATGAVIASAACWGLATVATKGLLETIPAFQLLALQLGGSVAFLWLCVGLLRPAGAGREEMPAILASGLLEPGLAYGLAVPGLALTSAANATVIGAAEPAFICALAWLLLGLRPGRGVAVVLGLAISGVLMVTLSDAEGLGQGRLSGDGLVGMGTAVAALYVVMSSRLLSATAPLSLAALQQTAGLGCVLCLFACTWALGYEHPVAPSWPLLLAAGATGVIQYALAVWFYLLGLRFLTPAVAGLYLALIPVFGMAGAVLVLGEVIGPIQVAGAAIVIAAIGWLGLLQRSSQ
- the truA gene encoding tRNA pseudouridine(38-40) synthase TruA — protein: MPRYKLTIEYDGTSFAGWQIQAELPTVQGALAEAVTRLTGEEVHVAGAGRTDAGVHATGQVAHIDLSRPWRTDTLRDGLTAHLRPVPVAVLAAEAVADDFDARFSAVKRHYLYRIINRRPDLALDRDRAWRIPQKLDASAMHEAAQRLLGRHDFTAFRAAECQAASPVKTLDQLDVTRTGDEIRIVTSARSFLHHQVRSMTGSLMRVGEGRWSGDDLAHVLASRDRSRCGPMAPACGLYLAAVSY